One genomic region from Ralstonia pickettii DTP0602 encodes:
- a CDS encoding lytic enzyme (K03791: K03791; putative chitinase), translating into MDKQTFQRAAGLSPALAERWHAPVSAALFEFGILAPHRVAAWIAQVGHESKGFTTLVESFDYAVPALASKFDKRITPALAAQLGRQPGERMVPVERQARIATIVYASRYGNGEAASGDGWKYRGRGLKQITFADNYRACGHALGVDLVAMPGLLAVDDALAARSAAWFWYSRGCNQLADRGDFEQLTRRINGGLNGIDDRRQRWLRAQQFLHA; encoded by the coding sequence ATGGATAAGCAGACTTTCCAGCGGGCCGCTGGGTTGTCGCCCGCGCTGGCGGAGCGCTGGCATGCGCCGGTATCTGCGGCGCTGTTCGAGTTCGGCATTCTGGCGCCGCACCGCGTCGCGGCCTGGATTGCCCAGGTCGGCCACGAATCGAAGGGCTTTACCACCTTGGTGGAGTCCTTCGATTACGCGGTGCCTGCGCTGGCGTCCAAGTTCGATAAGCGCATCACGCCCGCGTTGGCGGCGCAGCTCGGGCGTCAGCCGGGCGAGCGGATGGTACCGGTCGAGCGCCAGGCGCGCATCGCCACGATCGTCTACGCCAGCCGCTACGGCAATGGCGAGGCGGCCAGCGGCGACGGCTGGAAATACCGTGGCCGAGGCCTGAAGCAGATCACCTTCGCGGACAACTATCGCGCCTGCGGCCACGCGCTTGGTGTCGATCTGGTCGCGATGCCGGGCCTGCTGGCCGTCGATGATGCGCTGGCCGCGCGCTCGGCGGCGTGGTTCTGGTATTCGCGCGGCTGCAACCAATTGGCGGACCGCGGCGATTTCGAGCAGCTCACGCGTCGCATCAATGGCGGTCTCAACGGGATCGATGACCGGCGTCAGCGCTGGCTGCGCGCCCAGCAATTCCTCCACGCATAA
- a CDS encoding holin: MQEHEKSLYMLLVMGAVIGIGKLLVSNDPITLRLILGRALLGAATSMVAGVGLAQFPDLPPMALYGIGCALGIVGSQYLELWLKRWMSRQGGGRGKAT; encoded by the coding sequence ATGCAAGAACACGAAAAATCGCTGTACATGCTGCTGGTGATGGGCGCGGTGATCGGCATTGGCAAGCTGCTGGTTAGCAACGATCCCATCACGCTGCGGCTGATCCTCGGGCGTGCGCTGTTGGGAGCCGCCACCTCGATGGTGGCGGGGGTGGGGCTGGCGCAGTTCCCGGACCTGCCGCCGATGGCGCTGTACGGCATCGGCTGCGCGCTGGGCATCGTCGGCAGCCAGTACCTCGAGCTGTGGCTCAAGCGCTGGATGAGCCGGCAAGGAGGCGGTCGTGGCAAGGCTACTTAA
- a CDS encoding hypothetical protein (K07165: fecR; transmembrane sensor) has protein sequence MHNVSLSAEEWHEAARFYFAAREYGRAQQALLRAAPLYPDGIASVASDLSLVCLKLGKSEASTFFAMLSRDPRQHLRIVRELVSDADTGDAVAGAAKYLLPSAEYQVLLAEENIRRREFEQAEAAASQAVGEKDSPEALMLLARARLGLKKYAEAEAVVQANLPRLKGDHLAHEILSITQEHAGNQRAALGHLQKALALNPALRSGPGRAAKLKFALGDAAGAHADVRVALKRMPKQASNWALAGQIETSLGNHAAAVEHYREEERLAQSYMSALNLAHAYRRQGNEIEYRRQLNVGMERSYSLTRKTWDESKNLFILLAPGGGPILGKYRLPGSALYVVDGSATYYTLCAEHIAGRILDLVESEKFENVVFVGSSKGAFAALTIGALVAKSSRCTAAVKALSFSPQVRLYPFNANLEIPSYRPLLKRAEGSEYIREALEKYGDASALCAASPKLEAILLYGRGYRMDAVEASLMLAPNVEKREIAFSGHGILMCYTIPPNLTAESIAQKYAKLKAADEDMAALGAGDGASLIDEMTALYFSGEHTLDRVLAEILPQQTRVVSSVH, from the coding sequence ATGCACAACGTGTCATTGTCGGCCGAAGAGTGGCACGAAGCCGCCCGCTTTTATTTCGCTGCGCGCGAGTATGGCCGCGCCCAGCAAGCGCTGCTGCGGGCCGCGCCACTGTACCCGGACGGCATCGCCAGCGTCGCCAGCGATCTTTCCCTGGTCTGTCTGAAGCTCGGGAAGAGCGAGGCCTCGACCTTCTTCGCCATGCTGTCGCGCGATCCACGTCAGCACCTGCGGATTGTTCGTGAGCTGGTTTCCGATGCGGACACGGGCGATGCGGTCGCGGGTGCCGCCAAATACCTGCTGCCGTCGGCGGAATACCAGGTCCTTCTGGCCGAAGAGAACATCCGGCGGCGGGAGTTCGAGCAGGCGGAAGCGGCGGCCTCCCAGGCGGTTGGGGAAAAGGATTCGCCGGAAGCGCTGATGCTGCTGGCCCGCGCGAGGTTGGGTCTCAAAAAGTACGCGGAGGCCGAAGCGGTCGTGCAGGCCAACCTGCCCAGGCTCAAGGGCGACCATCTCGCTCACGAAATCCTGTCGATTACCCAGGAGCACGCCGGCAACCAACGCGCGGCGCTGGGGCATCTGCAGAAGGCGCTGGCGCTGAATCCGGCCTTGCGGTCCGGGCCGGGGCGCGCGGCCAAGCTGAAATTCGCCCTCGGCGATGCGGCAGGTGCGCACGCAGACGTTCGCGTTGCGCTCAAGCGCATGCCGAAGCAGGCCAGCAATTGGGCGCTGGCCGGTCAGATCGAGACTTCCCTCGGCAACCATGCCGCCGCGGTGGAGCATTATCGCGAGGAGGAGCGGCTCGCCCAGAGCTACATGTCGGCGCTGAACCTCGCGCACGCGTATCGGCGCCAGGGCAACGAGATCGAGTATCGGCGCCAGCTCAACGTCGGCATGGAGCGGTCCTATTCGCTCACGCGCAAGACCTGGGATGAAAGCAAAAACCTGTTCATCCTGCTGGCGCCGGGCGGTGGGCCGATCCTGGGCAAATACCGCCTGCCGGGCTCGGCCCTGTATGTGGTCGATGGCTCGGCCACCTATTACACGCTGTGCGCGGAGCATATCGCCGGCCGGATCCTCGACCTGGTGGAGTCGGAGAAATTTGAGAACGTCGTCTTTGTCGGATCCTCGAAGGGGGCCTTTGCCGCGCTAACCATCGGGGCGCTGGTGGCAAAGAGCAGCCGCTGCACCGCTGCGGTGAAGGCGCTGTCCTTTTCGCCGCAGGTCCGCCTGTATCCCTTCAACGCCAATCTGGAGATCCCGTCCTACCGCCCGCTGCTCAAGCGCGCCGAAGGCAGCGAATACATCCGCGAGGCGCTAGAGAAGTACGGTGATGCCAGTGCGCTTTGCGCGGCCAGCCCCAAGCTCGAGGCCATTCTGTTGTATGGGCGTGGCTACCGCATGGATGCGGTGGAGGCGTCGCTCATGTTGGCGCCCAATGTCGAGAAGCGCGAAATCGCCTTCTCCGGCCACGGCATCCTGATGTGCTACACGATCCCGCCTAACCTGACGGCGGAATCGATCGCGCAGAAGTACGCCAAGCTGAAAGCGGCCGACGAGGACATGGCGGCGCTCGGCGCCGGCGATGGCGCCAGCCTCATTGATGAGATGACGGCGCTCTATTTCAGTGGGGAGCACACGCTTGATCGCGTTTTGGCGGAAATCCTCCCGCAGCAAACTCGGGTGGTGTCCTCAGTTCACTAG